One Bythopirellula goksoeyrii genomic window, TCTTCTTCTAAGATGCCGTGATAGGCATCGATCGCCAGTAATTCTGCCGTCCGGCCCAGATTGGTCGCATTGTAGCCGCGGAAAGCTAGGGCAGTATTCGAGAGATCGACCTTTCGAGAGAGCGCCATTCTATTTCAACCCGTCGTGATCATGAGTGTTCTCCTCTATTCAAATCGGAAGAGTATCGTAGGCAGTGTGATTCGCCTGGGAACCCACGCATCTTTCCAATCCTACCGGTCATCATGATTATACTACGTAACTTAGACAGGAAGGGTGTCGTGTCACGATTAAGCCACGCTGCAAGTGCTTTTTCCCCTAAAATCTCACCCTGATCAAAGCCACTCTTGTAAGTTTGCGGCCTAAACTATGAGTGAAACATGGGCAATTTCCTTGTGACCAGAGGATTCCCCTTCAATAACATCTATTCCTTTAAGGGCAAAGCAAGATGCTATCCGCAAAAGACATCATGACGACCGACGTAGTGACGATTGGGCAAAATGCCACCGTTCAGGAAGCGATCGAGCTATTGCTGGAAAAGCATATTTCTGGTCTCCCGGTGGTTGATGCCCATGGAAAACTGGTGGGTATTGTGACTGAATTTGCTCTCTTAGTGATTGCCTACGACGAAAGTATCCGCCAGGAAAAAGTGCTCAAGCACATGTCCACCGAATTGATCACAGTTGGACCCGACCAGCCAGTCTCGAAGGTCGTTGATCTCTGTCTTACTCATCGAGTGCGACGATTGCCGGTCGTAGACGAGGGGCGGTTGTTGGGCCTTATCGCTCGCCGTGATGTGTTGGAAGGCGTGTATCGTCCGGAGGCAGAAGAATGTGCTGTCTAATTACCGGGTGTTAATTCAGAGCTTGGGGATCGAATCGTGGGATACTGGGCCTACTTAGGCCCACTTACCTTGTTTATTCCTCGGTATTTCCCGCTGCTTTTTTGGTACAGTCCGAATAGTTGGGCGTGCTCGCTAAAAATTGTTGAAAAAACACCACCTGCCAATAGGAATAACCTACGTTTTGTTAGCACATGACTAGTTCGCTTTGCTTCACAGCAAAGTTGACGATTGGGATGATCTCGCGGAATCGCATTGGAGCTGCAAAACCATGAAATCTATAAAGAAGTGGAGCGGTTTTTCACTGCTCGAAGTACTTGCAGTGGCAACGATGGTAGGTATTCTTGCCGCTATCGTCATACCGAGATTCACGGGATCGAATGACATCGCCAAATATCGCGTTCGCGACCATTATCGGACGACCATCAATAAGGCGGTTGAAGAGTGGTACATTGCCAAAGGAAAGTGGCCGTTGAACGACCTGAGCGACATTGGAGCCGATCCCAATTACTTGCCTGAGGGCATTCCTATCAACCCAGTTGATAACAAGAAGTTTTCTTTGAATGCCACGACCCATCGGGTGAATTGACCTGAGGATTTACGCTTGGTGGTTTAGCCTCCTAGATCCGTCCGGTAGGGGAGCATCCCTCGGCATAGCATCTCTGCCCAGCCGCTGGATTCCTTGAAGCACCTTGGGGTATTATCCAGTAGGTACAACTCTAAGCCATTCAGGCTTCCGTCGCCTCTTCCTCCCAGGGGTTTCCGGGCTTCACTTCTGCTAAAGGATGCAGTTCAGATTCATCTTGAGCAACTCTGGCCGGGAGTGATCGCGGCAAATACTGAATGTCCACGGCCAGGGTGCGGAGATTCAGCAGGAGGACTATGATCGCTGTTGGAACCAGAATCATGAGCAGAGTGTTCGCTTCGACTGCTTGGGGGCCATTGTCGATGAGTGTGACGAGCGTCCAGATGGGGTTAGACACTTGCAAGAAAGAGAAGTCACTGCCCATTCGGAGTGACGGAGTCATCAAGTAGATCACTTGGGGAATACCACAAGCGATCAGAAGTAGCACGAGTTGAATCAGGAAGCCCGCAGACAATTGAACGTAAGTGACGGTCCTCATGAGACTAGTAATGAGTTTTCCCACGCCGAGGAAGATCACGAAATAGCACCAACTCAAGAGGAGAAAGTAGACGACGGTGTTGTGAGAGGGCCAATTCCTTGAAGTGGGGACCCAAGCCGTAACAGCCAACCCTGCGATGGTCATTGCCGTCAGTGTACTCACGGCGAACATGTAACCCGTGTGGGGTCCTGGATTGAACCAGGTGAGAAACACTCTGCCCAACGTACTGGATGGCAAACTTCTCATGACTCTGCGTGATAGATGGGGCCACTCGCTGGTCATAAAGGCCCCCATGATATACCAGAAAACGACTGAACCTGCGGTAGCCGTAAGAACCATTTGCAGGAAGAACTCGATCGTCGGCGGTTCAATGAAGACTATCGCACCAATCCAACCGATCATACAGGCATGCAAAATAAGCATGCATTTTCTTATAGGAGTCGAGTGATTGTCGCTGTTGAAACCAATTTGAGCTGCTGCTGTTGCGTGTAGGAGTGCAAAAAGTGAGGAGTAGAAACTCAACGCTGCTAAGTTGGTAATCCAGAACCAACGTTCTTGGAAATTGACTAACCCTTCTTCAACGAATTCCGGAATTACGGAAATGGTACTCAGCAGAACAATGGCTAGAGAGAGGACAAATAGCAGGGAGATTAATACGTGTGTCTGTCGTGCCTTCACACTTGTACCAGCTTGAAGCCCCAGCATTGATAGTCCCATGCACAAGAACATAAAGTAGATCAACATGAACACAATGGTTGGTATGTCGACACCGCGCAAGAGATAGGTAAAAGCGATACAAGGACTGACCGCACACATATACACCATCATCTGCACGGCAGCACTGCCTAACTTGCCGCTGATGATTTGCTTTGCAGAGAGCGATGTGATTGAGAGCAACTCGTAGGTATTTTCTTCCTGCTCAGCAGCCAGTGATCGAAAAGCGGTAAATGGAACGATAAGTATCAAGGGAATTGCCAAGATCATCGCATAGACAATCAGCATGGTTGGTCCAGAAGCAACGTAATAGACGTCGGGTCCGATAATCGCCACGACGGCGAAACTTGCTGCCCAGCAAGCGATCAGCACGATGAGAAATGTCGCAACAAACTGGCGGCTTTTGAGGGCTTGCCGAGTCTCTTTGACGAGGATCGGGTTTACGCGGTCGATCATCCGCTCTAGCCAAGCTAGTAGGGAGGTGAACATGCCCATCGAGCCAGCCTGTTCGACCGATTCTTGCACGGGTGACGGATTGGGGATTGTTCCAGCACTCACTGCACTCTCCCCTCGGTGACAAACAAGAACACGTCTTCGAGACTCTTAACTTTGCTGGAAAACTCCAGAACGCGGAAACCAGCTTCTACGACTTCACGTAGTAACACCGCTTGATTCTCTTGTCCACCTTCGTGCGTACAGGCTATTTTGCCCGCTTCAAGAGTGATTGCAGTAATGTCGGTACGTTTGCCTAGCCAATCAACCAAGTTGTCAGGATTGCCAAGGACACGCATCCACACTCTGCTGACAGTTTCAGAATGTCCGCTGATTTCTTCTACGCTACCCGTAGCCAATAGCTGTCCTTGTTCAATGATAGCCACTCGGTCGCACAGCTCGGCAAGTTCGGTGAGAATGTGAGAACTAATCAGCACCGCTTTGCCGAGATCAGAGAGCCTATCGATCATTTCGCGCAGCTCTATCCGAGCTCGGGGGTCCAGTCCTGCGGCAGGCTCATCAAGTATGAGCACAGCTGGATCGTGAATCATAGTGCGGCCCAGACAGAGCCTCTGCTTCATGCCCTTGGAGAGACCGTTAATGGGTTTCTCGGCCAGAGTATCAAGAAGAGT contains:
- a CDS encoding ABC transporter ATP-binding protein, whose protein sequence is MIQARQPMIELKNLHRHFGKTRAVDDISFEVYAGEVFGYIGPNGAGKTTSMRILATLDEPTSGDAFVDGFSVVDDPDRVRRRLGFMPDYFGTYDNVNVREYLDFFARAYGLRGTERRTAVDSVMDFTLLDTLAEKPINGLSKGMKQRLCLGRTMIHDPAVLILDEPAAGLDPRARIELREMIDRLSDLGKAVLISSHILTELAELCDRVAIIEQGQLLATGSVEEISGHSETVSRVWMRVLGNPDNLVDWLGKRTDITAITLEAGKIACTHEGGQENQAVLLREVVEAGFRVLEFSSKVKSLEDVFLFVTEGRVQ
- a CDS encoding competence type IV pilus major pilin ComGC, coding for MKSIKKWSGFSLLEVLAVATMVGILAAIVIPRFTGSNDIAKYRVRDHYRTTINKAVEEWYIAKGKWPLNDLSDIGADPNYLPEGIPINPVDNKKFSLNATTHRVN
- a CDS encoding CBS domain-containing protein; this translates as MLSAKDIMTTDVVTIGQNATVQEAIELLLEKHISGLPVVDAHGKLVGIVTEFALLVIAYDESIRQEKVLKHMSTELITVGPDQPVSKVVDLCLTHRVRRLPVVDEGRLLGLIARRDVLEGVYRPEAEECAV
- a CDS encoding ABC transporter permease, yielding MSAGTIPNPSPVQESVEQAGSMGMFTSLLAWLERMIDRVNPILVKETRQALKSRQFVATFLIVLIACWAASFAVVAIIGPDVYYVASGPTMLIVYAMILAIPLILIVPFTAFRSLAAEQEENTYELLSITSLSAKQIISGKLGSAAVQMMVYMCAVSPCIAFTYLLRGVDIPTIVFMLIYFMFLCMGLSMLGLQAGTSVKARQTHVLISLLFVLSLAIVLLSTISVIPEFVEEGLVNFQERWFWITNLAALSFYSSLFALLHATAAAQIGFNSDNHSTPIRKCMLILHACMIGWIGAIVFIEPPTIEFFLQMVLTATAGSVVFWYIMGAFMTSEWPHLSRRVMRSLPSSTLGRVFLTWFNPGPHTGYMFAVSTLTAMTIAGLAVTAWVPTSRNWPSHNTVVYFLLLSWCYFVIFLGVGKLITSLMRTVTYVQLSAGFLIQLVLLLIACGIPQVIYLMTPSLRMGSDFSFLQVSNPIWTLVTLIDNGPQAVEANTLLMILVPTAIIVLLLNLRTLAVDIQYLPRSLPARVAQDESELHPLAEVKPGNPWEEEATEA